A portion of the Nerophis lumbriciformis linkage group LG37, RoL_Nlum_v2.1, whole genome shotgun sequence genome contains these proteins:
- the pygo2 gene encoding pygopus homolog 2 isoform X1 yields the protein MAAESGRLLAGQGKRSKASQMKSPEKKKARKSTSQAAGFSHLTEFAPPPTPMVDHLVASNPFDDDFGPPSRPSGPGGSPFLPSPGAGGGGSYGGAGRMGGGGGMGFMGGPGSGQPGRRPPFGPPSNAGPHHQLGFGGMPGFGGGGTGGGGGGGGGFPPGGPSQFNIPPNFSPPMHLGSGFNPMLSPGGMGGPGGGGPPHPRFGMPPQQAHGQGGHPFNSPPLPGGGGPRGPPHGPMPPMGGMGPGQGMNMMGGMGGGPGGNMLGGLPGMPSQGQFPQSQDGSYPGPSPPGPGNEDGKSFGGGGGPPPGPQQQQQQQQQQQQLNLNPNGPPPSNNTTPGPPNSGPPQPGGDFQGHPDMQQPNASTPGQPPLAQPQPNSSPSGPHNGSGQPQHPPPNQLQPPTSANTPNSNNSVQQQQQSTPPNSAPGSASHNQQNNTPGTGGSMPNSAPNSGQNNMTNNNGSNTPGNNPNPPSNSTPNTQSPLPPGPSAPSVGPGSGPGKLGGPGMVFPCGLCMAEVHDDQDAILCEASCQRWFHRDCTGLTEPAYGLLTRESAAVWACDFCIKTKDIQAVFVRQGLGQLVAANES from the coding sequence GCTGCGGGCTTCTCGCACCTCACAGAGTTTGCGCCCCCTCCAACACCCATGGTGGACCACCTGGTGGCCTCCAACCCGTTTGACGATGATTTCGGACCGCCATCTCGACCCAGCGGACCAGGTGGCTCCCCATTCCTTCCAAGCCCAGGTGCAGGCGGAGGAGGCAGTTATGGAGGCGCGGGTCGAATGGGAGGCGGCGGTGGTATGGGTTTCATGGGAGGCCCAGGCAGCGGACAGCCGGGTCGTAGACCGCCGTTTGGACCGCCTTCCAACGCAGGACCTCACCACCAGCTAGGTTTTGGCGGTATGCCTGGCTTCGGAGGTGGGGGAACTGGTGGGGGAGGAGGCGGAGGGGGTGGATTTCCTCCTGGTGGACCATCTCAGTTCAATATACCCCCAAACTTCAGCCCGCCAATGCACCTCGGGTCTGGCTTTAACCCCATGTTGTCTCCAGGGGGCATGGGGGGTCCCGGAGGAGGGGGTCCACCCCACCCTCGATTCGGCATGCCTCCACAACAGGCACATGGACAAGGGGGGCACCCATTTAACAGTCCACCGTTACCTGGTGGAGGAGGCCCCAGAGGGCCCCCACATGGTCCCATGCCTCCCATGGGTGGCATGGGGCCCGGCCAGGGCATGAACATGATGGGTGGAATGGGTGGTGGTCCTGGAGGAAACATGCTGGGAGGGCTACCAGGCATGCCTTCTCAAGGACAATTCCCCCAATCACAGGATGGCTCCTATCCTGGTCCCAGTCCACCAGGGCCAGGCAACGAGGATGGAAAGAGTTTTGGGGGCGGCGGAGGACCTCCACCTGGgcctcagcagcagcagcaacaacaacagcaacagcaGCAGCTTAACCTAAATCCCAACGGCCCCCCACCCTCTAATAACACCACCCCTGGTCCTCCTAACTCTGGACCCCCACAGCCTGGAGGAGACTTCCAAGGCCACCCTGACATGCAGCAGCCCAACGCCAGCACACCTGGCCAGCCTCCCTTAGCGCAGCCACAGCCAAACTCCTCCCCCAGTGGCCCTCACAACGGGTCAGGCCAACCCCAGCATCCTCCCCCAAATCAGCTGCAACCCCCCACCAGTGCGAACACCCCCAACTCGAACAACTCAGTCCAGCAGCAGCAACAGTCCACTCCACCCAACTCTGCTCCAGGCTCCGCCTCCCACAACCAGCAGAACAACACCCCTGGCACTGGTGGTTCCATGCCCAATTCCGCCCCCAATTCGGGTCAGAACAACATGACCAACAACAATGGAAGCAACACCCCTGGCAACAACCCAAACCCCCCATCCAACTCTACCCCAAACACCCAGTCCCCCTTGCCGCCCGGCCCATCTGCCCCCTCGGTGGGGCCCGGCTCTGGCCCGGGAAAACTGGGAGGCCCCGGCATGGTCTTCCCCTGCGGCCTTTGCATGGCAGAAGTGCACGACGACCAGGATGCCATCCTATGTGAGGCGTCGTGCCAGCGTTGGTTCCACCGTGACTGCACGGGCCTGACGGAGCCCGCGTATGGGCTGTTGACTCGGGAGAGCGCTGCTGTGTGGGCGTGCGACTTCTGCATCAAGACCAAGGACATTCAGGCCGTGTTTGTGCGGCAAGGACTGGGCCAGCTGGTGGCGGCTAACGAGAGCTGA
- the pygo2 gene encoding pygopus homolog 2 isoform X2 produces MKSPEKKKARKSTSQAAGFSHLTEFAPPPTPMVDHLVASNPFDDDFGPPSRPSGPGGSPFLPSPGAGGGGSYGGAGRMGGGGGMGFMGGPGSGQPGRRPPFGPPSNAGPHHQLGFGGMPGFGGGGTGGGGGGGGGFPPGGPSQFNIPPNFSPPMHLGSGFNPMLSPGGMGGPGGGGPPHPRFGMPPQQAHGQGGHPFNSPPLPGGGGPRGPPHGPMPPMGGMGPGQGMNMMGGMGGGPGGNMLGGLPGMPSQGQFPQSQDGSYPGPSPPGPGNEDGKSFGGGGGPPPGPQQQQQQQQQQQQLNLNPNGPPPSNNTTPGPPNSGPPQPGGDFQGHPDMQQPNASTPGQPPLAQPQPNSSPSGPHNGSGQPQHPPPNQLQPPTSANTPNSNNSVQQQQQSTPPNSAPGSASHNQQNNTPGTGGSMPNSAPNSGQNNMTNNNGSNTPGNNPNPPSNSTPNTQSPLPPGPSAPSVGPGSGPGKLGGPGMVFPCGLCMAEVHDDQDAILCEASCQRWFHRDCTGLTEPAYGLLTRESAAVWACDFCIKTKDIQAVFVRQGLGQLVAANES; encoded by the coding sequence GCTGCGGGCTTCTCGCACCTCACAGAGTTTGCGCCCCCTCCAACACCCATGGTGGACCACCTGGTGGCCTCCAACCCGTTTGACGATGATTTCGGACCGCCATCTCGACCCAGCGGACCAGGTGGCTCCCCATTCCTTCCAAGCCCAGGTGCAGGCGGAGGAGGCAGTTATGGAGGCGCGGGTCGAATGGGAGGCGGCGGTGGTATGGGTTTCATGGGAGGCCCAGGCAGCGGACAGCCGGGTCGTAGACCGCCGTTTGGACCGCCTTCCAACGCAGGACCTCACCACCAGCTAGGTTTTGGCGGTATGCCTGGCTTCGGAGGTGGGGGAACTGGTGGGGGAGGAGGCGGAGGGGGTGGATTTCCTCCTGGTGGACCATCTCAGTTCAATATACCCCCAAACTTCAGCCCGCCAATGCACCTCGGGTCTGGCTTTAACCCCATGTTGTCTCCAGGGGGCATGGGGGGTCCCGGAGGAGGGGGTCCACCCCACCCTCGATTCGGCATGCCTCCACAACAGGCACATGGACAAGGGGGGCACCCATTTAACAGTCCACCGTTACCTGGTGGAGGAGGCCCCAGAGGGCCCCCACATGGTCCCATGCCTCCCATGGGTGGCATGGGGCCCGGCCAGGGCATGAACATGATGGGTGGAATGGGTGGTGGTCCTGGAGGAAACATGCTGGGAGGGCTACCAGGCATGCCTTCTCAAGGACAATTCCCCCAATCACAGGATGGCTCCTATCCTGGTCCCAGTCCACCAGGGCCAGGCAACGAGGATGGAAAGAGTTTTGGGGGCGGCGGAGGACCTCCACCTGGgcctcagcagcagcagcaacaacaacagcaacagcaGCAGCTTAACCTAAATCCCAACGGCCCCCCACCCTCTAATAACACCACCCCTGGTCCTCCTAACTCTGGACCCCCACAGCCTGGAGGAGACTTCCAAGGCCACCCTGACATGCAGCAGCCCAACGCCAGCACACCTGGCCAGCCTCCCTTAGCGCAGCCACAGCCAAACTCCTCCCCCAGTGGCCCTCACAACGGGTCAGGCCAACCCCAGCATCCTCCCCCAAATCAGCTGCAACCCCCCACCAGTGCGAACACCCCCAACTCGAACAACTCAGTCCAGCAGCAGCAACAGTCCACTCCACCCAACTCTGCTCCAGGCTCCGCCTCCCACAACCAGCAGAACAACACCCCTGGCACTGGTGGTTCCATGCCCAATTCCGCCCCCAATTCGGGTCAGAACAACATGACCAACAACAATGGAAGCAACACCCCTGGCAACAACCCAAACCCCCCATCCAACTCTACCCCAAACACCCAGTCCCCCTTGCCGCCCGGCCCATCTGCCCCCTCGGTGGGGCCCGGCTCTGGCCCGGGAAAACTGGGAGGCCCCGGCATGGTCTTCCCCTGCGGCCTTTGCATGGCAGAAGTGCACGACGACCAGGATGCCATCCTATGTGAGGCGTCGTGCCAGCGTTGGTTCCACCGTGACTGCACGGGCCTGACGGAGCCCGCGTATGGGCTGTTGACTCGGGAGAGCGCTGCTGTGTGGGCGTGCGACTTCTGCATCAAGACCAAGGACATTCAGGCCGTGTTTGTGCGGCAAGGACTGGGCCAGCTGGTGGCGGCTAACGAGAGCTGA